One segment of Nocardia farcinica DNA contains the following:
- a CDS encoding dihydrofolate reductase family protein — MTPRSHLAWRSFVAMSLGGFIARPDGDVRWLESLPTDRGHVTTSAANPALVWETFFPDIDALVMGRSTYEKVLTFGDWPFPGLTTLVLSNALDTDDDNIEPGLSPCARPY, encoded by the coding sequence ATGACCCCTCGGTCGCACCTGGCGTGGCGTTCCTTCGTCGCCATGAGCCTCGGTGGATTCATCGCCCGACCGGATGGTGACGTGCGGTGGCTCGAAAGTCTGCCGACGGACAGAGGCCACGTCACGACGAGCGCAGCGAACCCCGCCCTGGTATGGGAGACGTTCTTCCCCGACATCGACGCGCTGGTGATGGGGCGAAGCACGTACGAGAAGGTGCTGACGTTCGGCGACTGGCCCTTCCCCGGTCTGACAACGCTGGTGCTCAGCAATGCGCTCGACACCGACGACGACAACATCGAGCCGGGGCTGTCTCCGTGTGCTCGGCCTTATTAG
- a CDS encoding TetR/AcrR family transcriptional regulator has translation MTQREDLLEAAKRCIVDKGYHRTTARDIATAAGSHLASIGYHFGSKDALMNLAALEAQSEWGDLIAAAVQNARASSSSERLTIALRALLSSMPEHRELLVASAQAFAHAAFAEDIRESLAYATGEARRELAGLVLDDPPAAGERGEAVGSIVHALIVGLAMQALLDPDSLPSPEEITAALVAVGSSTTRDES, from the coding sequence GTGACTCAACGAGAAGATCTGCTCGAGGCTGCGAAGCGCTGCATCGTCGACAAGGGGTACCACCGCACCACCGCGCGCGACATCGCGACGGCTGCGGGATCTCATCTCGCATCGATTGGTTACCACTTCGGGTCCAAGGACGCCCTGATGAACCTCGCCGCACTCGAGGCCCAGAGCGAATGGGGTGACCTCATCGCGGCTGCCGTGCAGAACGCACGAGCGTCCAGCTCGTCCGAGCGGCTGACGATCGCTCTTCGTGCGCTGCTGTCGTCGATGCCGGAGCACAGGGAGCTGCTGGTCGCGAGCGCCCAGGCCTTCGCACATGCCGCATTTGCCGAGGACATCCGAGAATCGCTCGCGTACGCGACGGGCGAGGCCCGGCGTGAGTTGGCCGGACTCGTACTGGACGACCCGCCAGCGGCAGGGGAACGAGGTGAAGCGGTCGGCAGCATTGTCCACGCGCTCATCGTCGGTCTCGCCATGCAGGCGCTCCTGGACCCGGATTCGCTTCCGTCCCCGGAAGAGATCACGGCCGCGCTCGTTGCGGTCGGCAGCTCCACGACCCGAGATGAGAGCTGA